One genomic segment of Impatiens glandulifera chromosome 6, dImpGla2.1, whole genome shotgun sequence includes these proteins:
- the LOC124943785 gene encoding 30S ribosomal protein S6-like — translation MEMKDGKVEESMDAVKVEDKTEDGKVEDSVVKVEESVDALKVEESVDAVKVEETEKNVNVDDGEIENDVKLDGGEIETDVKVDSGEMLLSDMMQEIIEKKKDKVKVKVQKVEKKAKDGKDKVKVKVEKDAKDSKDGKDSKDGKDSKDAKDSKNGKDENDDDDFQL, via the exons atggagatgaaggatgGTAAGGTGGAGGAGAGTATGGATGCtgtgaaggtggaggataaaacTGAG gatgggaaggtggaggatagTGTGGTAAAGGTGGAGGAGAGTGTGGATGCTTTGAAGGTGGAGGAGAGTGTGGATGCTGTGAAGGTGGAGGAGACTGAGAAAAATGTGAATGTGGATGATGGGGAGATTGAGAATGATGTCAAATTGGATGGTGGTGAGATTGAgactgatgtgaaggtggataGTGGGGAGATGTTGCTCTCCGATATGATgcaagaaataattgagaaaaagaaggataaggTCAAGGTCAAGGTTCAAaaggttgagaagaaagccAAGGATGGGAAGGATAAAGTCaaggtcaaggttgagaaggatGCCAAGGATTCGAAGGATGGGAAGGATTCGAAGGATGGGAAAGATTCGAAGGATGCCAAGGATTCGAAGAATGGGAAGGATgagaacgatgatgatgatttccaaTTATAA